ttccctgttgtatagtctctctctctcagtctcagagtctctctctctctctctctcactcactcactcactcactcactcactcactcactcactcacactctctctctctctctcactcactcactcactcagtctctctctctctctctctctctctctctctctctctctctctctccccaagtgggacaagggctgcatatgtggttggaccgggagaagagtcccagcaggtgcatgcgggtcagaaggctgattgcggcctcttttcttgtccctgttgtatagtctctctttctcagtctcagagtctctcactcactcactcactcactcactcactcactcactcacactctctctctctctctcactcactcacactctctctctctctctctctctctctctctcactcactcactcactcactcagtctctctctcactcactcagtctctctctctctctctctctctcactcactcactcagtctctctctcactcactcagtctctctctctctctcactcactcactcacacacactctctctctctctctctctctctctctctctctctctctctctctctctctctctctcactcactcacactctctcactcactcactcactcacactctctctctctctctcactctctctctctctctcactcactcactcactcactcactctctctctctctcactcactcactcactcactcactcacactctctcactctctctctctctctcactcactcactcactctctctctcactcactcactcacactctctctctctctctttctctctctctctcactctctctctctctctctctctctctctctcactcactcactcactcactcactacactctctctctcactcactcactcactcacactctctctctctctctttctctctctctctctctcactcactcactcagtctctctctctctctctctctcactcactcactcactcacactctctctctctctctctcactcactctctcagtctctctctctcactcactcactcactcactcactcagtctctctcactctctcactcactcactcactcacacactcactcacacactctctctctctctctctcactcactcacactttctctctctctctctctcactcactcactcactcacacactctctctctctctcactcactcactcactcactcacacactcactcacactctctctctctctctctctctctcactcactcactcactcagtctctctctctctctctcactcactcactcactcacactttatctctctctctctctcactcactcactcacacactcactcacacactctctctctcactcactcctctctctctctctctctctcactcactcactcacactctctctctctctctcactctctctcactcactcactctctctctctctctctctctctctctcactcactcactcatctctctctctctctctcactcactcactcactcactctctcactctctctctctctctctcactctctctctctctctctctctctctcactcactcactcactcactcactcagtctctctctctctctcactcactctctctctctctcactctctctctctctctctctcactctctcactcactcactcactcactctctctctctctctctctcactcactcactctctctctctctctctctctctctctctctctctctcactcactcactcactcacacactctctctctctctctctctctctctctctctctctccccaagtggaacaagggctgcatatgtggttggactgggagaagagtcccagcaggtgcatgcgggtcagaaggctgattgcggcctcttttcttttccctgttgtatagtctctctctctcagtctcacacTCACTAACTCCTTCACTGTGTTATACTGTGACTTGGCCTACAGACACATTCATATCCCCACTTTGTCACGTGGAAGCCACTGCCTTTTATCCTGTTGCCTCGTGAGTGGTGTAGGAAGGAAAATACACTACGTGACTCAAATGTACTACACTTCACATGGACATtttgagtcatgtagcagacgctcttatccagagccacttacaggtaagtgagtgcatacattttcatactggccccccgtgggaaacgaacccgcaaccctggcgttgcaagcgctgtgctctaccaactgagctacaggggactatatggaTGATGTGACCTTGACCGGAAATGACCTGTAGGCCAAAAGGGCtacgttcatatatatatatatataatatacattcaTATTATTCAACACCTTTTTATTCTTGCCATCATCATTCTCGTTCACATCATTAGGGTATAGTCCAATGATGGAGCATCCATTCACTCCATCCGTGTCCTACCGATTCAGGAAGTCAACTCAAAATGACTATCTGCTCATTAGACGATAAAAGGAATTTATTTCCAATCAAACCCAACAGACTGCctttttgatttatttatttacaccCTTTGTCAAATGGTGCCATTTTACATTGCCTTCACCTGGAATAGAGCCCGACAAACATGGGTTACTATTCAGCGCGCAAAGACACCAAAAAAGGCGCgctaaacccctacgctggaacgggcaggggaaatgatacaatgtagccgCTCTCCGAGCCGGCGCGCGCCGCCCATTAAACAATGATACAATGTAGCCGCTCTCCGAGGCGGCGCGCGCCGCCCATTAAACAATGATACAATGTAACGCAGCCTACCTACGCATTCATTCGGTGGCGATGGAATTGCTTTTTTACTGAcagagtgggtggctcttaaaagagcctttgggttagtAGAGCAGTCCAAATGCGCTGTTTACTTGGAGCTGGTGTACTTGGTTACGGCCTTGGTGCCCTCGGACACGGCGTGTTTGGCAAGTTCACCGGGGAGCAGCAGGCGCACCGCGGTCTGGATCTCCCTGGAGGTGATGGTAGAACGCTTGTTGTAGTGGGCCAGGCGAGAGGACTCTCCGGCGATACGCTCGAAGATGTCGTTCACGAAGGAGTTCATGATTCCCATGGCCTTGGAGGAGATGCCGGTGTCGGGGTGGACCTGCTTCAGGACTTTGTACACGTAGATGGCGTAACTCTCCTTCCTGGACTTTCTGCGCTTCTTGCCGCCCTTCCCTGCGGTCTTGGTGACGGCTttcttggagcccttcttgggcGCTGACTTTGCTGGCTCGGGCATGATGATGTCTCGTTGCTTCTCAGAAACGAATGAGGGGGTGAAGGGCGCTTACCCGTCTTATGAAGAGGAAGCTAAGCAAAGTCAGCGGCCGTAGACACTCCCCTGCTtgcttgctccctccctccctccctccctccctccctccctccctccctccctccctccctcctctctatagcctatgctctgtgaccgatggggaattgtgtgtttcAAAAGGGGGGCTTTAATAGGTGTCCAAATGGCACGATTGTTGTGCCAAATAATGCTGGTGATAGAATTGCCCACTTTGGCACCGTCAGACATAGGGCTCCCattttggactgtgtgtgtgtgtgcgcgctgtcCCCCCTCTTTTCGAGCCACGTCTACCGACTCGTGGTGGCTTTATGTtgtccaaattccactattgctTGACCCAAAATAATAACGTTCTTACACTTTGCCACTGTCAGATATAGGCCTCCCTCTGTGCGCTAAAAGTGGACGGGACATTAGAATCCTCTAATTAATACTCCCTGTCCACTCGAAGTGGCTCATACTTTCTTACTAAATTGCATACTAAACATTTTTTGTTATATATAACACTACATGGAATGGGCCCATTTTAAGCggatgtgggtggctcttaaaagagcctttgggttcgagTCGGGGTGTTGAGGTTCCGAAGAGAGTGGGTTTAACCGCCGAAACCGTACAGGGTGCGTCCCTGACGTTTCAGAGCGTAGACCACGTCCATGGCGGTAACGGTCTTCCTCTTGGCGTGCTCGGTGTAGGTGACTGCGTCACGGATCACGTTCTCCAGGAACACCTTCAGGACACCGCGGGTCTCCTCGTAGATCAGACCGGAAATACGCTTCACGCCGCCGCGGCGAGCCAGACGGCGGATAGCGGGTTTGGTGATTCCCTG
The nucleotide sequence above comes from Coregonus clupeaformis isolate EN_2021a unplaced genomic scaffold, ASM2061545v1 scaf2422, whole genome shotgun sequence. Encoded proteins:
- the LOC123488673 gene encoding histone H2B, translating into MPEPAKSAPKKGSKKAVTKTAGKGGKKRRKSRKESYAIYVYKVLKQVHPDTGISSKAMGIMNSFVNDIFERIAGESSRLAHYNKRSTITSREIQTAVRLLLPGELAKHAVSEGTKAVTKYTSSK